In Photobacterium sp. TLY01, the following proteins share a genomic window:
- a CDS encoding DUF342 domain-containing protein, producing the protein MTDSGLKLEPDGSQLRLVVSKQMENTCQSLQHADIESLLEASEFYSYCRLDDAIQDALDYYNHSASETESTAFIIAERKDVALEMSISDDCMFAYVTLTGAYGGERLTAQGLIATLKQQRIVRGVSKKRLQYLLQKSWELEPGETFTLKIAAGRPAVAGTDTRFEPLVPDASQRILAPQDSDHGKVDMRDLGKLITVEIGQPLMRRIPPTSGEPGYDIHGNVVHAVAGKAIAFEVGIGTRISESDSNVLLADKEGMPRHGQTGMAVDDLLTVENVDVSTGHIDFNGAVLVLGDISSGMKVNAVGNITVTGVVELADLHAGGDITIANGVIGRIQDGKPAYCHLKALGKVSAKFAQYTQIESGADTELHLHLAHCVVTAQGAVKVIDPVQRHGTVTGGIISAEKGVCTRILGAEAGIETQLKLLSQFDDLRTDIDALKAEIKNQEERLHQVVLLQMKLSKVPKQKRSHELAEKVAESKVQFMSTLAEMKSQHLSLQQSYQQQLAAAQVEVRGLIYPGVSVRIADKEFAAEREMAACRIQLEQHKIVCLPLSAT; encoded by the coding sequence ATGACGGATTCGGGACTGAAGTTGGAACCAGACGGTTCGCAACTGCGTCTGGTTGTATCCAAACAGATGGAAAATACTTGTCAGTCGCTACAGCATGCGGATATTGAGTCGTTACTGGAAGCGTCTGAATTTTATTCATACTGTCGTCTTGACGATGCGATTCAAGATGCGCTGGATTATTACAATCATTCGGCCTCAGAAACTGAGTCAACGGCATTTATTATTGCTGAGCGAAAAGACGTCGCACTTGAAATGTCGATTTCAGACGATTGCATGTTCGCTTATGTGACGCTGACGGGTGCTTACGGTGGTGAGCGTTTAACGGCTCAGGGGCTGATCGCCACGCTCAAGCAACAGCGTATTGTTCGGGGAGTTAGCAAGAAACGTCTGCAATATCTGCTGCAGAAGTCCTGGGAGCTGGAACCTGGTGAAACCTTCACATTGAAAATAGCGGCGGGTCGGCCCGCAGTTGCCGGTACTGATACCCGCTTTGAACCGCTTGTTCCGGATGCTTCTCAACGCATCTTAGCCCCTCAGGACAGTGATCACGGCAAAGTCGATATGCGTGATTTAGGGAAGCTGATCACGGTCGAAATCGGTCAGCCGCTGATGCGGCGTATTCCTCCTACTTCCGGCGAGCCTGGTTATGATATTCATGGCAATGTGGTGCATGCGGTGGCGGGCAAAGCCATTGCTTTCGAGGTCGGTATTGGAACCCGGATTTCAGAATCTGACAGCAATGTCTTGCTTGCAGATAAAGAAGGCATGCCGCGGCACGGTCAGACAGGTATGGCGGTTGATGACCTGTTGACGGTTGAAAATGTCGATGTGTCCACCGGCCATATTGATTTCAATGGCGCAGTATTGGTACTGGGTGATATCAGCTCAGGCATGAAGGTCAATGCCGTAGGCAACATTACTGTGACTGGCGTTGTGGAACTTGCTGATCTACATGCCGGCGGTGATATTACGATTGCCAATGGGGTGATCGGACGAATACAGGATGGCAAACCGGCATACTGTCACCTGAAAGCGCTGGGGAAAGTCTCGGCCAAGTTTGCTCAGTACACTCAGATCGAATCCGGAGCAGATACCGAGTTGCATCTTCATTTGGCACATTGCGTGGTCACAGCGCAAGGCGCCGTCAAAGTGATTGACCCTGTGCAACGGCACGGTACTGTGACAGGCGGTATTATCTCCGCTGAGAAAGGGGTTTGCACCCGTATATTAGGCGCTGAAGCTGGTATTGAAACTCAGCTTAAGCTGCTGAGTCAGTTTGATGATCTTCGTACTGATATAGACGCCTTGAAGGCCGAAATAAAAAATCAGGAAGAGCGGCTGCATCAAGTGGTGCTGTTGCAGATGAAGTTATCGAAAGTACCAAAACAGAAACGCTCACATGAGCTCGCTGAGAAGGTGGCTGAGAGTAAAGTGCAGTTTATGTCGACGTTAGCCGAGATGAAAAGTCAGCATCTGTCTTTGCAACAAAGCTATCAGCAACAGCTGGCTGCAGCTCAGGTTGAAGTCAGAGGCTTGATTTATCCGGGGGTCTCTGTGCGTATCGCAGACAAAGAGTTTGCTGCCGAGCGAGAAATGGCAGCCTGCCGGATACAGTTAGAGCAGCACAAGATAGTCTGTCTGCCACTAAGTGCCACATGA
- a CDS encoding sigma-54 dependent transcriptional regulator — MKPPVIFIDDEKAIRDSLGQTLELEDYQVQLFSSARQALSQFDNHFPGVIITDINMPGMDGMTFLQQALTIDAELPVIMLTGHGDISTAVDAMRIGAYDFLEKPFSTEHLLDVLKRACDKRELILENRELKKELASQSSPGPRILGNSLAIKQLRRSLYQLQENETTVLLEGEEGTGKRLVAQFIHDHSPRQHLPLISLKCQDLTEQQFEEMCFGHSPDGGKWADAEGSTLYLEHIDCLAPASQQRLLDQLTQAGQATQQGSHLKASDTRLIVSSSHSLDVLTAQGLFSDALFQRLRHCTLSLPPLRERKEDIELLCQNFIRTAASRYNIEAPLLSTEQKNKLLAYNWPGNVRELRTVSERLVLLGSQFDTQQTFELDAPLPSLSERVHQFEFTLISDALRRHNGRLKDVQSELALARKTLYDKMKKHGLDKQDFKE, encoded by the coding sequence ATGAAACCTCCGGTCATCTTTATTGATGATGAAAAAGCGATCCGGGATTCACTCGGGCAAACTCTGGAACTGGAAGATTACCAGGTTCAACTATTCTCCAGTGCTCGCCAGGCGCTCAGTCAGTTCGATAATCATTTCCCGGGCGTCATCATCACAGATATCAATATGCCGGGCATGGATGGGATGACTTTTTTACAACAAGCATTAACGATAGACGCAGAGCTGCCAGTCATCATGCTGACAGGACACGGCGATATTTCGACCGCCGTCGATGCCATGCGGATCGGCGCTTACGATTTCCTTGAAAAACCCTTCTCAACTGAACATTTGCTTGATGTGCTTAAACGAGCATGTGACAAGCGTGAGTTGATCCTGGAGAACCGTGAACTGAAAAAAGAGCTGGCATCACAAAGCAGTCCTGGGCCTCGTATTTTGGGCAACAGTTTAGCCATCAAGCAACTCAGGCGCAGCCTGTACCAGTTGCAAGAAAACGAAACAACGGTGTTACTGGAAGGCGAGGAAGGGACAGGGAAACGTCTGGTTGCTCAGTTTATTCATGACCACAGTCCAAGGCAGCATTTACCTTTGATTTCACTCAAGTGCCAGGATCTGACAGAGCAGCAATTTGAAGAGATGTGTTTCGGACACTCTCCCGATGGCGGTAAATGGGCAGACGCCGAGGGCAGCACATTGTACCTTGAGCATATCGACTGTCTGGCGCCCGCCTCGCAACAACGTTTGCTTGATCAGCTAACGCAGGCAGGTCAGGCCACGCAGCAAGGTTCTCACCTCAAAGCATCCGACACACGACTCATCGTCAGCAGCAGTCACTCGCTTGATGTACTGACCGCGCAAGGTTTGTTTTCAGATGCGCTTTTTCAGCGCCTGAGGCACTGCACCCTGTCCTTGCCGCCATTGCGTGAACGCAAAGAAGATATTGAATTACTGTGTCAGAACTTTATTCGTACTGCGGCTTCTCGGTATAACATTGAAGCGCCGCTCCTCAGTACCGAGCAAAAAAACAAATTGCTTGCTTACAACTGGCCTGGAAATGTTCGGGAATTAAGGACAGTGTCAGAAAGGCTGGTCCTGCTTGGCAGCCAGTTTGACACACAGCAAACCTTTGAGCTGGATGCTCCTCTTCCGTCATTAAGTGAACGCGTGCACCAGTTCGAGTTTACTTTAATCAGTGACGCACTCCGCCGGCACAATGGCCGTTTGAAAGACGTGCAATCAGAATTAGCTCTGGCAAGAAAGACCTTGTATGACAAAATGAAAAAACACGGATTGGATAAGCAAGATTTTAAAGAATAA
- a CDS encoding ATP-binding protein: MPKSRTLGLIAGLGIILSVLIGFLTQQHFTRTLSEQITSDIRLLGEKLDQRLTRYQQLPQLLAHDPRLLDSLHAESSPKRERDAKMLQTNLLLAYWAKTLSADTIYLLNTQGDTLAASNWRQADSFVGNNYAYRPYFSDAIQGSLGQFFALGVSSGKRGYFFSAPVFNNQKQIEGVIVIKIDLNLVDEIWQYKELEYVISDQQGVVFYSSIDAWLYHTLVPLSPTQQQQIRESRQYGHPILSPLTGFPSLTALNTNHQADMYLPHRQRSQSFLQAHHDMATAGWVIYGFTPSLHIYTNVFESILLFIAFYVLLILVIIYWWQTVSAKEALSALNDTLEHQVADRTQHLHLANQELWHTIEQYELTQVQLKETQTELIQAAKLAMLGELSASINHEINQPLAAMRTYCENGLKLLEKERYQSVASNLEQVIDLNERIATIIARFKIFARKGQSVNSTTDAAQSIRNAIQLMHAPLTKHQVALQLSLSDDVFVRIDAVQFEQVIINLLQNAIQAQEDVSEKKIGIALHAGRQRAVITLWDNGPGLDDTQKQRIFTPFFSTKHDGLGLGLTICRRILDLFSGSLTVHNHTGGGAEFQISLPLSKEEQA; encoded by the coding sequence GTGCCAAAATCTCGTACCTTAGGCCTGATTGCAGGGCTGGGCATCATACTTTCTGTTCTGATTGGTTTTCTGACCCAGCAGCATTTCACACGGACGTTGTCAGAACAAATCACCTCTGATATCCGGTTACTCGGTGAAAAGCTTGACCAGCGACTGACACGCTACCAGCAGTTACCCCAACTGCTGGCTCATGATCCCAGGCTATTGGATTCACTGCATGCCGAATCAAGTCCCAAGCGCGAACGGGATGCAAAAATGCTGCAAACCAATTTGCTACTGGCTTACTGGGCGAAGACATTAAGCGCAGACACCATTTATTTACTTAATACACAAGGCGATACGCTGGCAGCCAGCAATTGGCGGCAAGCTGATAGCTTTGTCGGCAATAACTATGCCTACCGGCCTTATTTCAGTGATGCGATTCAAGGTTCGCTCGGTCAGTTTTTTGCGCTTGGTGTCAGTTCGGGGAAACGGGGATATTTCTTTTCGGCCCCTGTTTTTAATAACCAGAAGCAAATCGAGGGCGTGATTGTCATCAAGATAGATCTCAATCTGGTCGATGAAATCTGGCAATACAAAGAATTGGAATATGTAATCAGCGATCAGCAGGGCGTGGTCTTTTACAGCTCAATCGATGCCTGGCTTTATCACACTCTGGTTCCCCTTTCGCCAACGCAACAACAACAGATCCGAGAAAGCCGCCAGTATGGTCATCCAATACTGAGTCCGCTGACTGGGTTTCCAAGTCTGACGGCACTCAATACCAATCACCAGGCTGACATGTATTTACCACATCGGCAGCGCAGCCAATCATTCTTGCAGGCTCACCATGACATGGCCACGGCAGGTTGGGTGATTTATGGCTTCACACCCAGTCTGCATATCTACACCAATGTTTTTGAAAGCATCCTTTTGTTTATCGCATTTTACGTGCTGCTGATTCTTGTCATCATCTACTGGTGGCAGACGGTCAGTGCCAAAGAGGCGCTGTCCGCATTGAACGATACCCTGGAACATCAGGTTGCAGACAGAACCCAGCATTTGCATTTGGCCAACCAGGAACTGTGGCACACGATTGAGCAATATGAACTGACCCAGGTACAACTGAAAGAAACACAAACCGAATTGATCCAGGCGGCCAAGCTGGCCATGCTGGGCGAGCTGTCAGCCAGCATCAATCACGAAATTAACCAGCCACTGGCTGCCATGCGGACTTATTGTGAAAATGGCCTGAAACTGTTAGAGAAAGAACGCTACCAGTCCGTCGCCAGCAATCTTGAACAGGTGATTGATTTAAACGAGCGCATCGCCACGATTATCGCCCGTTTCAAAATCTTTGCCCGTAAAGGGCAGTCCGTGAACAGCACAACCGATGCCGCCCAATCGATTCGCAATGCCATTCAGCTGATGCATGCCCCACTGACCAAGCATCAGGTCGCGCTGCAGCTCAGTCTCAGTGATGATGTCTTTGTCCGTATCGATGCGGTGCAGTTTGAGCAAGTGATCATTAACCTGCTGCAGAATGCCATTCAGGCCCAGGAAGATGTCAGCGAGAAGAAAATCGGTATCGCCCTGCATGCCGGTCGCCAGCGCGCTGTCATCACCCTTTGGGATAATGGCCCCGGATTGGATGACACACAAAAACAACGAATTTTTACCCCCTTTTTCAGTACCAAGCACGATGGGCTGGGACTGGGGCTGACCATCTGTCGCCGGATCCTTGATCTGTTCTCCGGCAGCTTAACCGTTCACAACCACACAGGGGGTGGCGCCGAATTTCAAATCAGTTTACCCCTGAGCAAAGAGGAACAAGCATGA
- the pdxH gene encoding pyridoxamine 5'-phosphate oxidase translates to MELSDIRREYTRGGLRRRDLPEQPIELFNHWLQQAIEAGLTDPTAMTVATVDATGQPFQRIVLLKHFDQQGFVFYTNLGSRKAAQIEQNHKISLHFPWHPLERQVHITGVAEKLTTLEVMKYFSSRPKESQIAAWASKQSSRLTARQALEGKFMELKKKFSAGEVPFPTFWGGYRVRVTSMEFWQGGEHRLHDRFLYEREDDHWHIDRLAP, encoded by the coding sequence ATGGAGCTGTCTGATATTCGTCGCGAGTATACTCGGGGTGGGTTACGCCGCCGCGATCTGCCCGAACAACCGATTGAGCTTTTCAATCATTGGCTGCAGCAAGCCATTGAAGCGGGTCTGACCGATCCGACGGCAATGACGGTCGCGACCGTTGATGCAACCGGTCAACCTTTTCAGCGCATTGTATTGCTGAAACATTTTGATCAGCAGGGGTTTGTGTTTTATACCAATCTAGGAAGCCGTAAGGCTGCTCAAATCGAGCAAAACCATAAAATCAGTCTGCATTTTCCCTGGCATCCTCTGGAGCGACAAGTACACATTACAGGAGTTGCTGAAAAACTGACGACGCTGGAAGTGATGAAATATTTTTCATCCAGGCCGAAAGAGAGCCAGATAGCAGCCTGGGCCAGCAAGCAAAGCAGCAGGTTAACCGCACGTCAGGCGCTGGAAGGAAAATTCATGGAGTTGAAGAAAAAGTTCTCCGCCGGTGAAGTGCCTTTTCCTACATTCTGGGGTGGCTATCGTGTGAGAGTGACATCCATGGAATTCTGGCAAGGTGGCGAACACCGTCTGCATGACCGTTTCTTGTATGAGCGCGAAGATGATCATTGGCATATTGACCGCCTGGCACCGTAA
- a CDS encoding PAS domain-containing protein, with the protein MKDSLDPNLLHMFNQLPGCWGCKDTDSVFVYANHEYGKIIGVEHHLDCVGRTDFDMPSPTIECAESFREQDHQVILSEKRMRVLDIHPYSDGNWRAHLFTKMPWRNEENEVVGTIFSGIELKDTAILEVGHWICRAAGLNDQQQKSFSLDLHRQKVQINTRESEVLFLLLYGKKPQYIAKVLNVSVKTVENYVIKLREKFNANSKNELIDLALDLGFGSHIPESMLTSQLSIILKE; encoded by the coding sequence GTGAAAGATTCACTCGATCCCAATCTGTTACATATGTTTAATCAGCTTCCTGGATGTTGGGGTTGTAAAGATACAGACTCTGTATTCGTTTATGCCAATCATGAATATGGCAAAATCATCGGTGTGGAGCACCATTTAGACTGTGTCGGGCGCACTGATTTCGACATGCCAAGCCCCACCATTGAGTGTGCGGAAAGCTTTCGAGAGCAGGACCATCAAGTGATTCTCAGTGAAAAACGCATGCGGGTGCTGGACATCCACCCATACTCAGATGGGAACTGGCGAGCACATTTATTCACGAAGATGCCTTGGCGTAATGAAGAAAATGAAGTGGTCGGCACTATATTTTCAGGCATAGAGCTGAAAGATACCGCCATTCTGGAAGTTGGCCACTGGATTTGCCGGGCTGCCGGTCTGAATGATCAGCAACAAAAATCCTTTAGTCTGGATCTTCACCGGCAAAAGGTTCAGATCAATACGCGTGAATCTGAAGTGCTGTTCTTACTGCTTTACGGTAAAAAGCCACAGTACATTGCCAAAGTGCTTAATGTTTCAGTGAAAACAGTTGAAAACTACGTCATTAAGCTTCGCGAAAAGTTTAATGCGAATTCAAAAAATGAACTGATCGATTTAGCTTTAGATCTTGGCTTTGGCTCGCACATACCTGAAAGCATGCTGACCAGTCAGTTATCCATCATTTTGAAAGAATAA
- a CDS encoding putative manganese transporter has protein sequence MTSQVKSAPLQKLGVRWRLANKRLILPVVLMAMLAAPATRELTISVLADAFWQVAAYVAITLALYHWLSQKLNHQSAFTVRLKNSRHYQVIFASVMGALPGCGGAIIVITQFVRGQLSFGSVVAVLTATMGDAAFLLLAAQPATGLFMIMIGLVVGMLSGWLVDAIHGRTYLHPQRQESAPSCCRKFSSHEQATAVRLQGAFWQWLLIPSAVIAVMGSFQLNTDALLHLPEGSITVLGAFFALAAMLLWSLSRDIQGYQETVSEDAKSEKASLFQRVAQDTNFVTTWVIGAFLCFEVTMKLTGWDIAASLSHWRAALPLAGVLIGLIPGCGPQILITSFYLHGAIPLSAQLGNALSNDGDALFPAIALAPKAALIATVYSSLPALFVAYSYYYFFE, from the coding sequence ATGACATCTCAGGTTAAATCCGCGCCATTGCAAAAACTGGGTGTTCGCTGGCGCCTCGCCAATAAGCGCCTCATTCTTCCCGTTGTACTGATGGCCATGCTGGCAGCGCCTGCGACACGTGAACTGACCATCAGTGTGCTTGCAGATGCATTCTGGCAGGTCGCCGCCTACGTCGCCATCACGCTCGCACTGTATCACTGGCTGTCACAAAAGCTGAACCATCAGTCCGCGTTCACCGTGCGGCTCAAAAACAGCCGGCACTATCAGGTTATTTTTGCTTCTGTCATGGGGGCCTTGCCGGGTTGTGGCGGCGCAATCATAGTGATCACACAATTTGTCCGCGGCCAGCTGAGCTTTGGATCTGTGGTCGCTGTGCTGACTGCCACCATGGGGGATGCCGCTTTTCTGTTGCTCGCCGCTCAACCGGCAACCGGGCTGTTCATGATAATGATCGGCTTAGTCGTGGGGATGCTCAGTGGATGGCTGGTCGATGCGATCCATGGCCGCACTTACTTACATCCCCAACGTCAGGAAAGTGCACCATCTTGCTGCCGCAAGTTTTCCTCTCATGAACAGGCAACTGCAGTTCGCTTACAGGGAGCCTTCTGGCAATGGCTGCTGATTCCCAGTGCTGTGATTGCTGTGATGGGTTCGTTCCAACTCAACACAGATGCATTGTTACATTTACCTGAAGGTAGCATCACTGTACTGGGTGCTTTTTTTGCGCTGGCAGCCATGTTGCTCTGGTCACTCAGTCGTGACATTCAGGGATATCAGGAGACGGTTTCTGAAGATGCTAAATCGGAGAAAGCGAGCCTGTTTCAGCGTGTGGCTCAGGACACGAATTTTGTCACAACCTGGGTGATTGGTGCGTTTCTCTGTTTCGAAGTCACCATGAAGCTGACCGGCTGGGATATCGCAGCGTCACTTAGCCACTGGCGTGCAGCGCTGCCATTAGCCGGGGTACTCATTGGCCTGATTCCTGGCTGTGGACCGCAGATTCTTATCACCAGCTTTTATCTTCACGGCGCAATCCCTCTGTCGGCACAATTAGGCAATGCACTGAGCAATGATGGGGATGCGCTCTTTCCCGCCATTGCACTCGCGCCCAAAGCTGCTTTGATAGCGACAGTCTATTCCAGCCTGCCCGCTTTATTTGTTGCTTACAGTTACTATTATTTTTTTGAGTAA
- a CDS encoding AEC family transporter, with product MGEFLTQLSFSFTVTGPIFIMLALGIALKRWGIINDAFIQAGSRLVFTVTLPTLLFLNLVNANVHQLGSGELFIFAALANIAVFLVFEILAGKMIKEPSERGVVVQGAFRANTGIIGLAYVANAYGEPGIVVGALYVAVITVLYNIMAVITLSRSSAANASLDHRFVLKSIITNPLIISICSALPFTFLDLRLPDVVMQSGRYFADMTLPLALLCTGASLDLRQFKQESGHANLSTSARLIIAPLLITFGGYCYGFRDMELGIIFLMSAAPTAAASYVMARAMGANASLAANIIAMTTLGSMFTCSLGLTLLKTFSMI from the coding sequence ATGGGCGAATTTCTCACGCAGCTTTCATTTTCATTTACCGTCACAGGCCCAATTTTCATTATGCTGGCGTTAGGAATTGCCTTAAAACGCTGGGGAATCATCAATGATGCCTTTATTCAGGCAGGTTCCAGACTGGTGTTCACCGTGACCCTGCCCACACTACTCTTCCTCAATCTGGTTAATGCCAACGTCCATCAACTGGGCAGCGGGGAGCTTTTCATCTTTGCCGCCCTCGCAAACATTGCGGTGTTTCTGGTATTTGAAATCCTGGCCGGAAAGATGATCAAGGAACCATCTGAGCGGGGTGTTGTAGTCCAGGGCGCATTTCGGGCCAATACGGGGATCATCGGTCTGGCTTACGTGGCCAATGCGTACGGCGAGCCAGGCATCGTGGTCGGTGCCCTGTATGTGGCCGTGATCACTGTCTTGTATAACATCATGGCGGTGATCACCCTCAGCCGTTCCAGTGCCGCCAATGCTTCCCTTGATCATCGTTTCGTACTGAAGTCGATCATCACCAATCCTCTGATCATCAGTATCTGCAGCGCGCTGCCTTTTACTTTTCTGGATCTCCGCCTGCCGGATGTTGTCATGCAGTCGGGCCGTTACTTTGCCGACATGACCCTGCCGCTGGCGCTGCTGTGTACTGGCGCCAGCCTGGATCTGCGGCAATTCAAGCAGGAATCGGGTCATGCGAATCTCTCAACCAGCGCCCGCTTGATCATCGCGCCCTTGCTGATCACCTTCGGTGGTTACTGCTATGGCTTCCGCGACATGGAACTGGGGATCATCTTTCTGATGAGCGCTGCGCCCACTGCGGCGGCAAGCTATGTGATGGCGCGAGCCATGGGAGCCAACGCCAGTCTGGCGGCCAATATCATTGCGATGACCACACTGGGCTCTATGTTCACCTGCAGCCTGGGCCTGACGTTGCTCAAAACTTTCTCGATGATCTGA
- a CDS encoding AraC family transcriptional regulator, with the protein MKDSPHPSGFKPAEIMKLPEQMDHHNHGYNQVVIALSGQTEFEIEGYGSLVCPGQGCLVTAESEHGFSGVGNNEILVLNVSVNDAVPDYGAERMQRLFEQSSYFHLDNQAQTLIRALSAEMLSHPDDWLLSKACTDTLMCVLQRHFKPLASERYLPRLNMDVIDHYIHQHLSRKITVAQLAGLVFLGESQFHVVFKEQTGVTPHQYVLQKRLELARHLMEESRLSLAQIAQSCGFSSQSNFTQAFSRQFGASPAKYRRQWG; encoded by the coding sequence ATGAAGGATAGTCCCCATCCGTCAGGGTTCAAACCGGCGGAAATCATGAAGTTGCCAGAACAGATGGATCATCACAACCATGGTTATAATCAGGTGGTGATTGCGCTGTCCGGGCAAACTGAGTTTGAAATTGAAGGTTACGGTAGTCTGGTCTGTCCGGGGCAGGGGTGCCTGGTGACGGCAGAATCTGAACATGGTTTTTCCGGCGTGGGCAACAACGAGATTCTGGTGCTGAATGTGTCTGTGAATGACGCCGTACCGGATTATGGTGCCGAACGGATGCAGAGATTGTTCGAGCAGTCTTCCTATTTTCATCTTGATAATCAGGCGCAGACACTGATCCGTGCACTCTCCGCAGAAATGCTGAGTCACCCGGACGACTGGCTGCTGAGCAAAGCCTGTACTGATACTCTGATGTGCGTGCTGCAGCGCCATTTCAAGCCGCTGGCGTCTGAGCGTTATCTGCCGCGTCTGAATATGGATGTGATTGATCATTACATCCATCAGCATCTTTCACGCAAAATCACGGTCGCCCAGCTGGCCGGACTGGTTTTTCTCGGCGAAAGCCAGTTTCATGTGGTTTTTAAAGAGCAGACAGGTGTCACGCCGCATCAGTATGTGCTGCAAAAGCGTCTGGAGCTGGCCCGTCATCTGATGGAAGAATCACGTCTGAGTCTGGCCCAGATTGCTCAGTCGTGCGGATTTTCAAGCCAGAGTAATTTCACTCAGGCTTTTTCCCGTCAATTTGGGGCATCACCCGCCAAATACCGCCGTCAGTGGGGCTGA